A stretch of the Notamacropus eugenii isolate mMacEug1 chromosome 2, mMacEug1.pri_v2, whole genome shotgun sequence genome encodes the following:
- the LOC140523088 gene encoding uncharacterized protein: MTAEEKSDGSASLHMPPTINASILTSVPVLRADILWLERSWYLREIKKLQYLQEKESCPTLRQEKGARGGGARSGVGSRPLPLPPAHPPILYPSPSSASLPPFLPLLPPLPLHRPRAGWPRPRLLTWRWRRNSRLGPSPQAATEAAKKEKAVAVWTPGPRFRGQGEGKGRREGGPGRAGPGRAGGRSRHCGTDRDSGGGTGGGGGGTTQTRTLIGQLPSAPTPPPPHATTPIGLPAPNVLPPSSRAHQWTIGCPNSIPPSASSRRTLVSPKTGVPFAPSRVLPTVRVEAEEARRALGEPGVASTRGALATQAGGSRMELTSAPEPGPCPLGRGQSPPAVVAGLFLCSARPLPPTGPFVDLARGTREEGATQALGGPAPILVGDGMLPSGLLSPVGRRRQGPGLWGSLGDRYGRDMGPTLGKPWPDEKA; encoded by the exons ATGACAGCAGAGGAAAAATCGGATGGCTCAGCTAGCCTCCACATGCCACCCACCATCAACGCCTCCATCCTCACCTCAGTGCCAGTCCTAAGAGCTGACATCTTGTGGTTAGAGAGAAGTTGGTATTTGAGGGAGATCAAAAAGCTACAGTACCTCCAGGAAAAGGAGAGCTGCCCCACGCTAAGACAGGAGAAG GGGGCGCGAGGCGGGGGCGCGCGGTCGGGCGTCGGCTCGAGGccgcttcccctccccccagctcatCCACCTATCCTttacccctccccctcctccgcttccctccctcccttcctccctctcctccctcccctccctcttcaccGCCCCCGGGCGGGCTGGCCTAGGCCGCGGCTCCTTACCTGGCGGTGGCGGCGGAACTCCCGGCTCGGTCCGTCTCCTCAAGCGGCAACGGAGGCGGCGAAAAAGGAAAAGGCGGTGGCAGTATGGACCCCAGGCCCCCGCTTTCGGGgccagggagaggggaaggggagaagagagggcgGGCCGGGCCGAGCCGGGCCGGGGCGGGCTGGCGGGCGGAGCAGACACTGCGGTACAGACAGGGACAGCGGCGGCGGcaccggcggcggcggcggcggcaccACACAAACAAGGACGCTGATTGGGCAGCTGCCAAGCGCTCCGACCCCGCCTCCTCCACACGCCACGACGCCCATTGGTCTCCCTGCACCCAACGTCCTGCCCCCCTCTTCTCGAGCACACCAATGGACGATAGGATGTCCGAACTCGATCCCTCCCTCGGCCA GCAGCCGCCGTACGCTGGTCTCCCCCAAAACCGGGGTCCCCTTTGCCCCCTCGCGTGTTCTTCCCACCGTAAGAGTCGAAGCTGAAGAAGCGCGCCGAGCTCTGGGGGAGCCCGGAGTTGCTTCGACGCGGGGTGCCCTCGCGACACAAGCCGGGGGCTCCCGGATGGAGCTTACTTCGGCCCCCGAGCCAGGCCCTTGCCCACTGGGGCGTGGCCAATCCCCTCCCGCCGTGGTAGCTGGGCTATTCTTGTGCTCGGCCAGGCCGCTGCCTCCTACTGGGCCTTTTGTAGACCTGGCGAGGGGAACTCGGGAGGAAGGAGCAACTCAGGCCCTCGGGGGGCCGGCTCCTATCCTGGTGGGGGATGGGATGCTGCCTTCAGGCCTTCTATCCCCAGTGGGAAGGAGGCGGCAGGGCCCGGGTCTTTGGGGATCCCTGGGCGATCGATACGGGAGGGACATGGGCCCTACCCTGGGGAAGCCCTGGCCTGATGAGAAGGCATGA